In Oncorhynchus keta strain PuntledgeMale-10-30-2019 chromosome 19, Oket_V2, whole genome shotgun sequence, a single genomic region encodes these proteins:
- the LOC118382752 gene encoding tissue alpha-L-fucosidase-like: MTSLILRSLLLVAVVAISSGNGVRYTANWTSIDSRPLPVWYDESKIGIFVHWGVFSVPGYGQFSEWFWQSWRDAHRADEVEFMKKNYPVGFTYADFAHDFKAQLFDPDEWAEIFEASGAKYVVFTSKHHEGFCNWPSADSWNWNSVDTGPHRDLVGDLAAAVRKRKGLHFGLYHSLYEWFHPLYLKDKASGYKTQEFVFRKALPELVNLVMTYKPELIWSDGDWEAPDTYWNSTEFLAWLYNDSPVKDFVVVNDRWGNGCYCKHGGYYNCADRFTPGSLPNHKWEKCQSIDNYSWGYRRNMKLIELMDLPTIITDMVYVVALGGNYLLNIGPMEDGMISPLFEERLRGMGAWLGVNGEAIYSSKPWRVQGENTTVPVWYTSKNNTVYAILLEWPSKLLFDLSAPKTSADTNVTILDDPSVPLKWVSTAPTGLVVLMPDIMPVSPGRGWVLKLEGVV; the protein is encoded by the exons ATGACCTCTTTGATTCTGAGGAGTTTGTTACTAGTTGCAGTGGTTGCAATCTCGTCCGGAAATGGAGTGCGGTATACGGCCAATTGGACAAGTATCGACTCCCGGCCGTTACCGGTGTGGTACGACGAGTCGAAGATCGGTATTTTCGTTCACTGGGGGGTATTCTCCGTGCCCGGGTACGGCCAGTTCAGTGAGTGGTTCTGGCAGTCGTGGAGAGACGCACATCGAGCAGACGAGGTTGAGTTTATGAAGAAAAACTACCCTGTGGGTTTTACATACGCAGATTTTGCGCACGATTTTAAAGCGCAGTTATTCGACCCTGATGAGTGGGCTGAAATATTTGAAGCTTCTGGAGCTAA GTATGTGGTGTTCACATCCAAGCATCACGAGGGCTTCTGTAACTGGCCGTCTGCAGACTCGTGGAACTGGAACTCTGTGGACACTGGACCACACAGAGACCTGGTGGGGGACCTGGCAGCTGCCGTACGCAAGAG GAAGGGACTGCACTTTGGCCTGTACCACTCCCTGTATGAGTGGTTCCATCCACTCTACCTGAAGGACAAGGCTTCCGGGTACAAGACCCAGGAGTTTGTCTTCCGGAAGGCTCTTCCTGAGCTGGTTAACCTGGTGATGACCTACAAGCCAGAACTGATCTGGTCCGATGGGGATTGGGAAGCTCCTGACACCTACTGGAACTCGACAGAATTCCTGGCCTGGCTCTACAACGACAGTCCTGTCAAG GACTTTGTGGTGGTCAATGACAGATGGGGGAATGGTTGTTACTGTAAACATGGAGGTTACTACAACTGTGCCGACAG GTTCACGCCAGGCTCTCTGCCTAACCACAAGTGGGAGAAGTGCCAGTCCATCGACAACTATTCCTGGGGTTACCGAAGAAACATGAAGCTCATCGAGCTGATGGACTTGCCCACCATCATAACG GACATGGTGTACGTGGTGGCCCTGGGTGGTAACTACCTGCTGAACATAGGCCCCATGGAGGACGGTATGATCTCCCCTCTCtttgaggagaggctgaggggcATGGGGGCCTGGCTGGGGGTCAACGGAGAGGCCATCTACTCCTCCAAACCCTGGAGGGTCCAAGGGGAGAACACCACCGTGCCAGTCTG gtacacctcgaaGAACAACACAGTCTATGCCATACTACTGGAATGGCCTTCCAAACTGCTGTTTGACCTCTCAGCACCCAAAACCTCTGCGGACACTAAT gTCACTATACTGGACGACCCGTCCGTACCTCTGAAGTGGGTCTCAACGGCGCCAACCGGACTGGTGGTACTCATGCCTGACATCATGCCAGTTTCCCCGGGGCGAGGCTGGGTTCTGAAACTAGAGGGAGTGGTGTGA